The Streptomyces camelliae genome window below encodes:
- a CDS encoding carbohydrate binding domain-containing protein — translation MHLARLARCVASACALALTATGAAVALAPAGHAAAAASSVYSVAPYVDMSNGQEGLLDTAITGHQLKAYTAAFVIGEGCNQIWGDTLPIGNDSYTDPEIARAKSEGASVVISSGGASGEPLAWTCSTQSSIDAGYQAIIDDYGVTQLDFDVEGAAVADTAAAARQMQAMKDLKASNPSLQFSMTLPVLTSGLTNDGVNILKAAKNAGIRIDVVNIMAMDYYAGTGTEMGQGAVDAARATLAQMQSVDSGYTYANLGITPMIGKNDDGSTFTLADARTVENFAAQNGVGRLAFWAVTRDQPCSGSANSLPTCSEISQNSLAFTDAFVPYEGSAGGGGGGTSGDFSLSLAPGSASVAQGGSATATVNTAVTSGSSESVSLSAAGAPSGVSVSFSPGSVTSGGTSTLTAAVGSSVPAGTYPITVTGRASSGSHSATYTLTVTSGGGGGGGGGGSLTDPGFESGSLSPWTCTGGSAVVSSPVHSGSHSLQIVPSASSTGECDQTVTLSPDHTYTLTGWVQGPYAYLGVSGGAGASTWSSSSSWNQQSVTFTTGSSGTVTVYVHGWYGQADVYADDFTLG, via the coding sequence ATGCACCTGGCAAGATTGGCGCGATGCGTGGCCTCCGCCTGCGCGCTCGCACTCACGGCCACCGGCGCGGCCGTCGCCCTGGCACCCGCCGGCCACGCGGCTGCGGCGGCGAGCAGCGTCTACTCGGTAGCCCCCTATGTCGACATGTCGAACGGTCAGGAAGGGCTGCTCGACACCGCCATCACCGGACACCAGCTCAAGGCCTACACCGCGGCCTTCGTCATCGGCGAGGGCTGCAACCAGATCTGGGGCGACACGCTCCCCATCGGCAACGACTCCTACACCGACCCCGAGATCGCCAGGGCGAAGTCGGAGGGCGCGTCCGTCGTCATCTCCTCCGGCGGGGCGAGCGGTGAGCCGCTGGCCTGGACGTGCTCCACCCAGAGCAGCATCGACGCCGGGTACCAGGCGATCATCGACGACTACGGCGTCACCCAGCTGGACTTCGACGTCGAGGGCGCCGCCGTCGCCGACACCGCGGCGGCGGCCCGGCAGATGCAGGCGATGAAGGACCTCAAGGCATCCAACCCCAGCCTGCAGTTCTCGATGACCCTGCCGGTGCTGACGAGCGGCCTCACCAATGACGGCGTCAACATCCTCAAGGCCGCCAAGAACGCGGGCATCAGGATCGACGTGGTCAACATCATGGCCATGGACTACTACGCGGGCACCGGCACCGAGATGGGCCAGGGCGCCGTCGACGCCGCCAGGGCCACCCTGGCGCAGATGCAGTCCGTCGACTCCGGCTACACCTACGCCAACCTCGGCATCACCCCGATGATCGGCAAGAACGACGACGGCTCCACGTTCACCCTGGCGGACGCCCGGACGGTGGAGAACTTCGCCGCGCAGAACGGCGTGGGACGGCTGGCGTTCTGGGCGGTCACCCGGGACCAGCCGTGCAGCGGCAGCGCCAACTCCCTGCCCACGTGCAGCGAGATCAGCCAGAACAGCCTCGCGTTCACGGACGCGTTCGTCCCGTACGAGGGCAGTGCGGGGGGCGGGGGCGGCGGCACGAGCGGCGACTTCTCGCTGTCGCTCGCGCCCGGCTCCGCCTCGGTCGCGCAGGGCGGTTCCGCGACCGCGACCGTCAACACGGCCGTCACCTCCGGCAGTTCGGAGTCCGTCAGCCTCTCCGCCGCCGGCGCGCCGTCCGGGGTCAGCGTCTCCTTCAGCCCCGGCTCCGTCACCTCCGGGGGCACATCGACACTGACGGCGGCGGTCGGCTCGTCCGTCCCTGCGGGCACCTACCCCATCACCGTCACCGGCAGGGCCTCCAGCGGCAGCCACAGCGCGACGTACACGCTCACCGTCACCTCCGGCGGAGGCGGAGGCGGAGGCGGCGGGGGCTCGCTGACCGACCCCGGCTTCGAGAGCGGCAGCCTCAGCCCCTGGACCTGCACGGGCGGCAGCGCGGTGGTCTCCAGTCCGGTCCACTCCGGCAGCCACAGCCTCCAGATCGTCCCGAGCGCGAGCAGTACCGGCGAGTGCGACCAGACCGTCACCCTGTCCCCCGACCACACGTACACGCTCACCGGCTGGGTCCAGGGCCCCTACGCCTATCTCGGCGTCAGCGGCGGAGCCGGCGCCAGCACCTGGTCGAGCAGCTCCAGCTGGAACCAGCAGTCGGTCACCTTCACCACCGGCAGCAGCGGAACCGTCACCGTCTACGTCCACGGCTGGTACGGCCAAGCCGACGTCTACGCCGACGACTTCACCCTCGGCTAG
- a CDS encoding allantoin permease, with amino-acid sequence MSTTESRSPAAGTAEAAGGQAVKETLEDYTLRFAPRSYRRWTPMVVATTALGGIAYMADFSIGAGIGLAHGTGNALVAIAVAAVVIFVTGFPLAYYGARYNIDLDLITRGSGFGYYGSVLTSVIFASFTFIFFALEGSIMAQGLKLGLGLPLWFGYLVSTLMVIPLVIYGMKALSKLQVWTTPIWLLLMVGPLVYLIATDPSTVHRFLSYAGTGGDGGVNTASVLLGAGVCLSLIAQIGEQIDYLRFMPPKSEASKRTWWTAVVMAGPGWVVLGALKQAIGVFLAVYILAKVGPAAATEPIHQFRGAFDAMMPSWMVVPLAVALVVISQIKINVTNAYSGSLAWTNSFTRITRHYPGRMVFVLVNLGFALALMEADMFSFLNSILGFYSNCAIAWVVTVATDIGVNKYLLKLSPLTPEFRRGMLYAVNPVGVVAFVASSGLSIAMYFHLLGDALQPYSPVAAALLAFVLTPVMAVVTKGRYYLRRTDDGITEPLLDADGNPSAVTLDCHVCHQPYERPDLTACATHDAVVCSLCLSTDKLGDHVLPADA; translated from the coding sequence ATGAGCACCACCGAGTCACGGTCGCCTGCGGCAGGCACGGCGGAGGCAGCCGGCGGTCAGGCCGTCAAGGAGACACTGGAGGACTACACCCTCCGCTTCGCGCCCCGCAGTTACCGCCGCTGGACCCCCATGGTCGTGGCGACGACCGCGCTCGGCGGCATCGCCTACATGGCCGACTTCTCCATCGGCGCCGGTATCGGCCTGGCCCACGGCACCGGCAACGCGCTCGTGGCCATCGCGGTCGCCGCCGTCGTCATCTTCGTCACCGGCTTCCCGCTCGCCTACTACGGTGCCCGCTACAACATCGACCTCGACCTGATCACCCGCGGCTCCGGCTTCGGCTACTACGGCTCGGTCCTCACCAGCGTCATCTTCGCCAGCTTCACCTTCATCTTCTTCGCCCTCGAAGGCTCGATCATGGCCCAGGGCCTGAAGCTCGGCCTCGGACTGCCGCTGTGGTTCGGCTACTTGGTGTCCACGCTGATGGTCATCCCGCTGGTGATCTACGGCATGAAGGCGCTCAGCAAGCTCCAGGTGTGGACGACCCCGATCTGGCTGCTGCTGATGGTCGGCCCGCTGGTCTACCTGATCGCCACCGACCCGAGCACCGTCCACCGCTTCCTCTCCTACGCGGGCACCGGCGGCGACGGCGGCGTCAACACCGCGTCCGTCCTGCTCGGTGCGGGCGTGTGCCTGTCCCTGATCGCGCAGATCGGCGAGCAGATCGACTATCTGCGCTTCATGCCGCCCAAGTCCGAGGCCAGCAAGCGCACCTGGTGGACCGCCGTGGTCATGGCCGGTCCCGGCTGGGTGGTGCTGGGCGCGCTGAAGCAGGCCATCGGTGTCTTCCTCGCGGTGTACATCCTCGCGAAGGTCGGCCCGGCCGCGGCGACCGAGCCGATCCACCAGTTCCGCGGTGCTTTCGACGCGATGATGCCGTCCTGGATGGTCGTCCCGCTGGCCGTGGCGCTGGTGGTCATCAGCCAGATCAAGATCAACGTGACGAACGCGTACTCCGGTTCGCTGGCATGGACGAACTCTTTCACCCGCATCACCAGGCACTACCCCGGCCGCATGGTCTTCGTCCTGGTCAACCTGGGCTTCGCGCTCGCCCTGATGGAAGCGGACATGTTCAGCTTCCTGAACAGCATCCTGGGCTTCTACTCGAACTGTGCGATCGCCTGGGTGGTCACCGTCGCCACCGACATCGGCGTCAACAAGTACCTGCTGAAGCTGTCCCCGCTCACCCCGGAGTTCCGCCGCGGCATGCTGTATGCCGTCAACCCGGTGGGGGTCGTGGCCTTCGTCGCCTCCTCCGGCCTGTCGATCGCGATGTACTTCCACCTCCTGGGCGACGCCCTCCAGCCGTACTCCCCCGTCGCCGCGGCCCTGCTCGCCTTCGTCCTCACCCCCGTGATGGCCGTCGTCACCAAGGGCCGGTACTACCTGCGGCGCACCGACGACGGGATCACCGAGCCGCTGCTCGACGCGGACGGCAACCCGAGCGCGGTCACCCTCGACTGCCACGTCTGCCACCAGCCGTACGAGCGCCCGGACCTGACGGCCTGTGCCACGCACGACGCGGTGGTGTGCTCGCTGTGCCTGAGCACGGACAAGCTCGGCGACCACGTGCTGCCGGCCGACGCATAG
- a CDS encoding DUF2231 domain-containing protein — protein MTLINGLPAHVLFVHVVVVLIPLTALALVMAALWPRAARRLGVLLPLVAFLALVSVPLTTHAGEWLERHVGDDALVRRHTELGDGLLPWALGLFVLAAVVWWAGRRAQAEPGRGRTVRWSALPVRIVVGVLSLAVAVGAVVDVYRIGDSGAKAAWHDAYSKTATGSGNGS, from the coding sequence ATGACTCTGATCAACGGTCTGCCCGCCCATGTCCTGTTCGTCCATGTCGTGGTCGTGCTGATACCCCTCACCGCACTGGCCCTGGTCATGGCCGCGCTGTGGCCGCGGGCCGCCCGGCGGCTGGGTGTGCTGCTGCCGCTGGTGGCCTTCCTCGCCCTGGTCAGTGTGCCGCTGACCACCCACGCCGGCGAGTGGCTCGAACGGCACGTGGGTGACGACGCCCTGGTACGCCGGCACACGGAGCTGGGCGACGGGCTGCTGCCATGGGCCCTGGGTCTGTTCGTGCTGGCGGCGGTCGTGTGGTGGGCGGGCCGACGCGCCCAGGCGGAACCCGGCCGGGGCCGTACCGTGCGCTGGTCGGCCCTGCCCGTGCGAATCGTCGTGGGCGTGCTCTCGCTGGCCGTCGCCGTGGGAGCGGTCGTGGACGTCTACCGGATCGGCGACTCCGGCGCGAAGGCCGCCTGGCATGACGCCTACTCGAAGACGGCGACCGGCTCGGGCAACGGCTCCTGA
- a CDS encoding muconolactone Delta-isomerase family protein → MREFLVEITTTIPEGTSQDEIDRRRAAEAVRARELAAAGHPARLWRPVGERRSIGVWLATDEDELHERVLGTLPLNPWMNFAVTALEPHPNDPGRSAGTR, encoded by the coding sequence ATGCGAGAGTTCCTGGTCGAGATCACCACCACGATTCCCGAGGGCACCAGTCAGGACGAGATCGACCGCCGGCGCGCCGCCGAGGCCGTCCGCGCCCGGGAGCTGGCCGCCGCCGGCCATCCGGCACGGCTGTGGCGCCCGGTCGGCGAGCGGCGAAGCATCGGCGTCTGGCTGGCCACCGACGAGGACGAGCTGCACGAGAGGGTGCTCGGCACGCTCCCGCTGAACCCGTGGATGAACTTCGCCGTCACCGCGCTGGAGCCGCACCCCAACGACCCCGGCCGGAGCGCCGGCACCCGCTGA
- a CDS encoding CapA family protein has translation MGGGVVTLFLCGDVMLGRGVDQILAHPSEPELREDYVKDARSYVELAEAVSGPIPAPVDPAWPWGEALRVLERCAPDARIVNLETAVTRSDAFAPGKAIHYRMHPDNLAALTVARPDVCVLANNHVLDFGRPGLRETLDVLGGAGLRAAGAGHDADEARAPVAVPVGPGRRVLVLALGALSSGIPSDWAATADRPGVAHVRDLSAAAASAVRRVRAARRPGDIVVLSIHWGTNWGYLVPREQRHFAHAVIDGGVDLVHGHSSHHPRPVEVYRDRLILYGCGDFIDDYEGISGYEEYRDDLRLGYVASVDADTGRLAGLRMFPLRARRMRLEHAGEEDRAWLCTTLDRISRGVRVDAAADGTLSLVAGPERS, from the coding sequence GTGGGCGGCGGTGTGGTGACGCTGTTCCTGTGCGGTGATGTGATGCTCGGGCGCGGTGTCGATCAGATTCTGGCGCATCCCTCGGAGCCGGAGCTGCGCGAGGACTACGTCAAGGACGCGCGGTCGTACGTGGAGCTGGCCGAGGCGGTCAGTGGTCCGATCCCCGCACCGGTCGATCCCGCGTGGCCGTGGGGCGAGGCGCTGCGGGTGCTGGAGCGGTGCGCCCCGGACGCACGGATCGTGAATCTGGAGACGGCTGTCACGCGCAGTGACGCGTTCGCGCCGGGCAAGGCGATCCACTACCGGATGCACCCGGACAACCTCGCCGCCCTGACGGTGGCCCGGCCCGATGTGTGCGTCCTGGCCAACAACCATGTGCTGGACTTCGGCCGGCCGGGGCTGCGGGAAACGCTGGACGTGCTGGGCGGTGCGGGGCTCCGGGCCGCCGGCGCCGGACATGACGCCGACGAGGCCCGCGCACCGGTGGCGGTGCCCGTCGGGCCCGGCCGCCGGGTGCTCGTCCTCGCCCTCGGCGCACTGTCCAGCGGCATCCCGTCCGACTGGGCCGCGACCGCGGACCGGCCCGGTGTCGCCCACGTCCGTGACCTGTCGGCGGCGGCCGCGAGCGCTGTCCGGCGGGTGCGCGCGGCCAGGCGACCGGGCGACATCGTCGTCCTGTCCATCCACTGGGGCACCAACTGGGGCTATCTCGTCCCCCGCGAGCAGCGGCACTTCGCGCACGCCGTGATCGACGGCGGCGTCGACCTCGTCCACGGCCACTCCTCGCACCATCCCCGCCCGGTCGAGGTGTACCGGGACCGGCTGATCCTCTACGGCTGCGGCGACTTCATCGACGACTACGAGGGCATCTCCGGCTACGAGGAGTACCGCGACGACCTCCGGCTCGGGTACGTCGCCTCGGTCGACGCGGACACCGGGCGCCTGGCCGGCCTGCGGATGTTCCCCCTGCGGGCGCGGCGGATGCGGCTGGAGCATGCGGGGGAGGAGGACCGTGCCTGGCTGTGCACGACCCTCGACCGGATCAGCCGCGGCGTGCGCGTCGACGCGGCGGCCGACGGCACGCTCAGTCTTGTGGCCGGGCCGGAGCGAAGCTGA
- a CDS encoding dienelactone hydrolase family protein, with translation MMSETVVVPADGAQLPGDLVVPDSAPAVVLFAHGSGSSRHSPRNQAVAAALREAGLATLLIDLLTAEEERRDVVTGEHRFDIALLGRRLVAAMEWLGARPGTGELPVVLFGASTGAAAALRAAAQHPDRVLTVVSRGGRPDLAGDALPAVRAPVLLVVGGDDHEVLRLNEEAARQLRAPHSLRVIPGATHLFEEPGALEQVADAVRQWCAERLRTTATEQEPS, from the coding sequence ATGATGTCCGAGACGGTTGTGGTGCCCGCCGACGGCGCCCAGCTCCCAGGTGATCTGGTGGTGCCGGACTCCGCACCGGCCGTGGTGCTGTTCGCGCACGGCAGTGGCAGTTCCCGGCACAGTCCGCGCAACCAGGCGGTGGCCGCGGCTCTGCGGGAGGCCGGGCTGGCCACGTTGCTGATCGATCTGCTCACCGCTGAGGAGGAGCGCCGGGATGTCGTGACCGGTGAGCACCGCTTCGACATCGCGCTGCTGGGGCGTCGCCTCGTGGCCGCCATGGAGTGGCTCGGCGCCCGGCCCGGCACCGGTGAGCTGCCCGTCGTCCTCTTCGGCGCGAGTACCGGCGCGGCCGCCGCTCTGCGGGCCGCCGCGCAGCACCCCGACCGCGTCCTGACCGTCGTCTCCCGGGGCGGCCGGCCCGATCTGGCCGGCGACGCGCTGCCCGCCGTACGCGCGCCGGTCCTGCTCGTCGTGGGCGGCGACGACCACGAGGTGCTGCGGCTCAACGAGGAGGCGGCACGGCAGCTGCGGGCCCCGCACTCTCTGCGGGTGATCCCGGGAGCCACCCACCTCTTCGAGGAGCCGGGCGCCCTGGAGCAGGTCGCCGACGCGGTCCGGCAGTGGTGCGCGGAGCGTCTGCGCACGACGGCGACGGAACAGGAGCCGTCGTAG
- a CDS encoding CBS domain-containing protein, giving the protein MTTAKDIMSPGTQWIPRYETLDRAAQMMRDHHVGALPVSDPDQGDRMCGIITDRDIVVKCVAEGHDPARVTCGDLCEGTPRWIDAAADVSEVLREMEGHQIKRLPVVENKRTIGMISEADIARHLSDEKLAEFVHRVYAR; this is encoded by the coding sequence ATGACCACTGCGAAAGACATCATGAGCCCGGGCACCCAGTGGATACCCCGCTACGAGACGCTGGACCGCGCGGCCCAGATGATGCGGGACCATCACGTGGGCGCACTCCCTGTCAGCGACCCCGACCAGGGCGACCGTATGTGCGGCATCATCACCGACCGCGACATCGTGGTGAAGTGTGTCGCCGAAGGCCACGACCCTGCGCGGGTGACGTGCGGTGACCTCTGCGAGGGCACACCGCGCTGGATCGACGCCGCCGCCGACGTCTCCGAGGTCCTGCGGGAGATGGAGGGGCACCAGATCAAGCGCCTGCCCGTGGTCGAGAACAAGCGGACGATCGGAATGATCAGCGAGGCAGACATAGCCCGGCACCTCAGTGACGAGAAGCTCGCGGAGTTCGTGCACCGCGTGTACGCGAGGTGA
- a CDS encoding urea transporter, with protein sequence MQLRGIAQVALSASPWTGLLFTAALFAGEWRIGVYGLLGAAASTAAAAVLGADREGLGKGLEGYCGCLTGIAVVVRLGASWQTVLLAVGAAAICSVVGAAAGRLLGRFGLPALTAPFCLVAGVLVIALPAGAPAPAAPALRDGFTTLTAAELGQAFCDNIGQVFFLDRWYAGLILLAGLLVASRKAAVAAVCGSGLAILTACVLGLPADRIGVGLYGYNAVLVAIALGATFLPLTPWTAGYAVAAAVASVPFTAAWAALARSHGGSAFTWPFVVTTWLFLAAAPALDRPGISSEKAT encoded by the coding sequence ATGCAGCTGCGCGGCATCGCTCAGGTGGCGCTCAGCGCGAGTCCATGGACCGGACTGCTGTTCACCGCCGCACTGTTCGCCGGGGAGTGGCGCATCGGCGTGTACGGACTGCTCGGCGCGGCGGCGTCCACCGCGGCCGCTGCCGTGCTGGGCGCCGACCGGGAGGGCCTCGGCAAGGGCCTTGAGGGATACTGCGGTTGCCTCACCGGTATCGCCGTGGTCGTCCGGCTCGGGGCCTCGTGGCAGACCGTACTGCTGGCCGTCGGCGCCGCGGCGATCTGCTCCGTGGTGGGAGCCGCCGCCGGCCGCCTCCTCGGCCGCTTCGGACTGCCCGCCCTGACCGCCCCCTTCTGCCTGGTCGCAGGCGTGCTGGTGATCGCGCTGCCGGCCGGCGCGCCCGCCCCCGCGGCCCCCGCTCTCCGCGACGGGTTCACCACCCTGACGGCGGCCGAACTCGGCCAGGCCTTCTGCGACAACATCGGCCAGGTCTTCTTCCTCGACCGCTGGTACGCGGGCCTGATCCTGCTCGCGGGTCTGCTGGTCGCCTCCCGGAAGGCCGCCGTCGCCGCCGTGTGCGGCAGTGGCCTCGCGATCCTCACCGCCTGCGTCCTCGGCCTGCCCGCCGACCGGATCGGCGTGGGGCTCTACGGCTACAACGCGGTGCTGGTCGCGATCGCCCTGGGCGCGACCTTCCTTCCGCTGACCCCCTGGACCGCCGGCTACGCCGTGGCCGCCGCCGTCGCCTCGGTCCCCTTCACCGCCGCCTGGGCCGCCTTGGCCCGGAGCCACGGCGGATCCGCCTTCACCTGGCCGTTCGTCGTGACGACCTGGCTCTTTCTGGCGGCCGCTCCAGCGCTGGACCGGCCCGGCATCTCGTCCGAGAAAGCGACGTGA
- a CDS encoding urease subunit gamma, which yields MNVVPREIDRPHVHVVADQARRRRARGTGLTYGEAAAVLTEAVPEAAPQRTARLPRAVP from the coding sequence ATGAACGTCGTACCGCGTGAAATCGACAGACCGCACGTCCACGTGGTGGCCGACCAGGCCCGGCGCCGCCGCGCCCGCGGCACCGGCCTCACCTACGGCGAGGCCGCCGCCGTGCTCACCGAGGCTGTGCCGGAAGCGGCCCCGCAGCGAACGGCACGCCTGCCGCGGGCTGTTCCATGA
- a CDS encoding VOC family protein: MSSLIRHVTIDCTDPYALATFWARALDGSLADDDVPGDPEATVTTAAGALLFIRVADRKTAKNRVHLDLQPQDRTRDEEVERLLALGATLQADHRRPDGTGWVTLYDPEGNELCVERSAAERRGD, from the coding sequence ATGAGTTCTCTCATCCGCCACGTGACCATCGACTGCACCGATCCCTACGCACTGGCGACCTTCTGGGCCCGGGCCCTGGACGGTTCGCTCGCGGACGACGACGTCCCGGGAGACCCGGAGGCCACGGTCACGACCGCGGCCGGTGCCCTGCTCTTCATCCGGGTCGCGGACCGCAAGACGGCGAAGAACCGTGTCCACCTCGACCTCCAGCCCCAGGACCGCACCCGGGACGAGGAGGTGGAGCGCCTGCTCGCCCTCGGTGCCACGCTCCAGGCCGACCACCGCCGGCCCGACGGAACGGGCTGGGTCACGCTGTACGACCCCGAGGGCAACGAACTGTGCGTGGAGCGCAGCGCGGCGGAACGGCGCGGTGACTGA
- a CDS encoding benzaldehyde dehydrogenase: MLLDPSLWSGKAHIGGWTVPAGGSARVVEPATGETLDAIGVATPDDVTVAAERAARAQQAWARAPYTERAAVLRRAGDLFTRHAEEIQRWIVREAGSVPGKAAFETVTAAQECYEAAALVSRPLGEVLPSAEPRLSLARRVPAGVVGVIAPFNVPLVLGIRSVAPALALGNAVLLKPDLRTAVSGGVAIMRVFEEAGLPADVLHLLPGGADTGAALVTAPHVRVISFTGSTAAGRKVGAAAAEHLKRAHLELGGNSALIVLPDADLDRAASTAAWGSFFHQGQVCMTTGRHLVHASIADEYVERLAHKAERLPVGNPAKDDVALGPVIDAGQRDKIHALVTASVDGGARLAAGGTYEELFYRPTVLTGVTDASPAYAEEVFGPVAPVRVFSDLDEAIALATATPYGLSLGILTADVMRGLDLAERIPTGLVHINDQTVNDEAVAPFGGVAASGTGARFGGAANIEAFTETRWITARSAQAPYPF, encoded by the coding sequence ATGCTGCTCGATCCGTCCCTCTGGTCCGGCAAGGCCCACATCGGCGGCTGGACGGTCCCGGCCGGCGGCAGCGCCCGCGTGGTCGAACCCGCCACCGGTGAGACCCTGGACGCGATCGGCGTGGCCACGCCCGACGACGTCACCGTCGCTGCCGAGCGCGCCGCCCGCGCACAACAGGCCTGGGCCCGCGCGCCGTACACCGAGCGCGCCGCCGTACTGCGCCGGGCGGGGGACCTGTTCACCCGGCACGCCGAGGAGATCCAGCGGTGGATCGTCCGTGAGGCCGGAAGCGTCCCGGGCAAGGCGGCGTTCGAGACGGTCACCGCCGCGCAGGAGTGCTACGAGGCCGCCGCCCTCGTCTCCCGGCCCCTCGGCGAGGTGCTGCCGTCGGCCGAACCCCGGCTGAGCCTGGCGCGCCGGGTGCCCGCCGGAGTGGTCGGCGTCATCGCCCCCTTCAATGTGCCGCTCGTCCTGGGCATCCGTTCCGTGGCGCCCGCCCTGGCCCTCGGCAACGCGGTGCTCCTCAAGCCCGACCTGCGCACCGCGGTGTCCGGCGGCGTGGCGATCATGCGGGTCTTCGAGGAGGCGGGGCTGCCCGCCGATGTCCTGCACCTCCTGCCGGGCGGCGCCGACACCGGGGCGGCGCTGGTGACGGCCCCGCACGTCCGGGTGATCTCCTTCACGGGCTCCACCGCCGCCGGCCGCAAGGTCGGCGCGGCCGCCGCCGAGCACCTCAAGCGGGCCCACCTCGAACTGGGCGGCAACTCCGCGCTGATCGTCCTGCCCGACGCCGACCTCGACCGTGCCGCCTCGACCGCCGCCTGGGGCTCCTTCTTCCACCAGGGTCAGGTCTGCATGACCACCGGACGGCATCTGGTGCACGCCTCGATCGCCGACGAGTACGTCGAACGCCTCGCGCACAAGGCCGAGCGGCTGCCCGTCGGCAACCCCGCCAAGGATGACGTCGCCCTCGGCCCGGTCATCGACGCCGGGCAGCGGGACAAGATCCACGCCCTGGTCACCGCCAGCGTCGACGGCGGGGCCCGGCTGGCGGCGGGCGGTACGTACGAGGAGCTGTTCTACCGGCCCACCGTCCTCACCGGCGTCACCGATGCCTCCCCCGCCTACGCCGAGGAGGTCTTCGGTCCCGTGGCGCCGGTCCGTGTCTTCTCCGACCTGGACGAAGCGATCGCGCTGGCCACCGCCACCCCGTACGGGCTGTCCCTGGGTATCCTCACCGCCGACGTCATGCGCGGCCTCGACCTCGCCGAGCGGATCCCCACGGGGCTGGTCCACATCAACGACCAGACCGTCAACGACGAGGCCGTGGCGCCCTTCGGTGGCGTCGCCGCCTCCGGTACCGGCGCACGCTTCGGCGGGGCCGCGAACATCGAGGCGTTCACCGAGACCCGCTGGATCACGGCCCGCTCGGCCCAGGCACCGTACCCGTTCTGA
- a CDS encoding MarR family winged helix-turn-helix transcriptional regulator, producing the protein MAGSVRREAGAGEVDAAVRELLLLMPRMAGRVKRIPVPEALRSQALAPRHLSLLACLLFDGPMTVNDLAARLEVAPTTVSLMVGDLGEKGILDRREDPSDRRRRIVAIAPDRHDAIAAWLAPGAAAWRRVLTPLTPAQRRLFVDTLRAYEAAVEEERQR; encoded by the coding sequence ATGGCCGGATCTGTGCGGCGCGAGGCCGGGGCGGGAGAGGTGGACGCCGCGGTCCGCGAACTGCTGTTGCTCATGCCGCGGATGGCCGGCCGGGTGAAGCGCATTCCCGTTCCCGAGGCCCTGCGGTCGCAGGCGCTGGCACCCCGTCATCTCTCCTTGCTGGCCTGTCTGTTGTTCGACGGACCCATGACGGTCAACGACCTGGCCGCGCGCCTGGAGGTGGCGCCCACCACGGTCAGCCTCATGGTCGGGGACCTCGGCGAGAAGGGCATCCTGGACCGGCGCGAGGACCCGTCCGACCGGCGCCGCCGGATCGTGGCCATCGCCCCCGACCGGCACGACGCCATCGCAGCCTGGCTCGCCCCCGGTGCCGCGGCCTGGCGCCGCGTACTCACCCCGCTGACCCCGGCGCAACGGCGCCTCTTCGTCGACACCCTGCGGGCCTACGAGGCGGCGGTGGAGGAGGAGCGGCAGCGGTAG